A window from Dehalobacter sp. DCA encodes these proteins:
- a CDS encoding GerAB/ArcD/ProY family transporter, whose amino-acid sequence MSGTQTGMLLFTLITATSILFVPGIIVQRTGQSAWLVTTFSCLTGIISLLIILKLSQRFPRTILSKYSEIVLGKVMGKVFCLAYVLFFFTTNTLTIREFSEFLSYSLSFGSSILLLIIVIVAVTGFGAYKGIEVIVRANQFVLPLFVISFVCLFGLALFKVDYERVLPLLEKGIQPLLPDSAVAASLFGEIVVLIMLLPIVNKPQEIWSKSLWAILASMGFITLCTLIIITVVGPNLSGHLLIPFWNFVKSIEYGNYVQRIEGIIFFFWLTIIMIKTTLLYYLTCLITAQVFGLKSYYPVICYLAPLQVTAATFMSSNTIQLQDIFRKYWPPFALFFEIALPLFLLTVAVIRKKRGS is encoded by the coding sequence ATATCCGGTACACAAACTGGTATGCTGCTGTTTACGCTGATTACTGCTACCTCTATTCTCTTTGTCCCAGGAATCATTGTACAGAGGACAGGACAATCGGCTTGGCTTGTTACCACATTCTCTTGCTTGACAGGCATAATCTCGCTGCTGATTATTTTAAAATTAAGTCAGCGTTTTCCACGTACCATTTTATCTAAGTACAGCGAGATTGTTCTTGGGAAAGTAATGGGTAAGGTTTTCTGCCTTGCCTATGTCCTGTTTTTTTTTACAACCAATACCCTTACAATTAGGGAATTTTCAGAGTTCCTGAGTTACAGTCTATCATTCGGAAGTTCGATACTACTCCTTATCATTGTTATTGTAGCAGTAACAGGGTTTGGAGCCTATAAAGGAATTGAGGTCATCGTTCGGGCCAACCAATTTGTGTTGCCTCTTTTTGTTATCAGCTTCGTATGTTTATTTGGCCTGGCGCTGTTCAAAGTCGACTACGAAAGAGTGCTGCCTCTTTTGGAAAAAGGAATCCAGCCCCTTTTACCGGATTCGGCAGTTGCTGCCTCCCTTTTCGGAGAGATCGTCGTACTTATTATGCTGCTACCAATTGTCAACAAACCTCAGGAGATCTGGAGCAAAAGTCTTTGGGCGATTCTGGCGTCTATGGGTTTTATAACCCTATGTACCCTAATTATTATTACGGTAGTCGGTCCAAATCTTTCCGGTCATTTGCTCATTCCTTTTTGGAATTTTGTTAAATCAATAGAATACGGGAACTATGTCCAACGGATTGAAGGTATTATTTTCTTTTTTTGGCTAACCATAATCATGATTAAAACAACTTTGTTATACTATTTGACCTGTCTCATAACCGCACAAGTTTTCGGTTTGAAGTCCTATTACCCCGTCATCTGTTATTTAGCCCCGTTACAAGTAACAGCTGCAACTTTTATGAGTAGCAACACGATTCAGTTACAGGACATTTTTAGAAAGTACTGGCCACCTTTCGCACTATTTTTTGAAATAGCACTACCTTTGTTTCTTCTCACTGTTGCGGTAATAAGAAAAAAAAGAGGAAGTTAA
- a CDS encoding Ger(x)C family spore germination protein yields the protein MKRKFTHVALLLLLLTTILMSGCKKEVEELAVATMFGGDYVNINGVDQYQIWARMMRPSSMEDNQKKEGASSDYLISASSTSLIEIISNLMVRLPKTPFYGHTYIYVFGARGAQEKILPQIEATMSNPDSRPAVFALVTKGLASQIMQLQPSGTTTLTQQIKNQSEKIAIDKGVACGITMNEFSEWLLSPDRDALLPEIESISPVEGETVPDSVIVQGFGVFRQAKLVGWLDKEESLGYLLISKKLRNVHISIPFTIDNQSLAYYLSGSKNKINFKIIDGKPYFKIKIQTVGLVAETDGFDITPDQIKPLEKIISDKIREYPLKSIACAKKYDADYFGLMQKIHRYNPSYWQEIAPNWRDIFQQADVEVEIEAKIVGSGFVSKSFSLKP from the coding sequence ATGAAACGTAAATTTACGCACGTTGCCCTATTGCTCCTCCTCTTAACGACTATTCTTATGTCGGGATGTAAAAAGGAAGTTGAGGAGCTTGCGGTGGCTACTATGTTTGGTGGAGACTATGTCAATATAAATGGAGTTGACCAATATCAAATTTGGGCCAGGATGATGCGCCCCTCCAGTATGGAAGATAACCAAAAAAAAGAGGGCGCTTCTTCCGACTACTTGATCAGCGCTTCAAGTACGTCACTGATAGAAATAATAAGTAACTTGATGGTGCGGTTGCCGAAGACGCCTTTTTATGGACATACTTATATTTATGTTTTTGGGGCACGTGGTGCTCAGGAAAAAATCCTGCCTCAAATTGAAGCTACGATGAGTAACCCGGATTCACGTCCGGCTGTTTTTGCGTTAGTTACCAAAGGATTAGCTTCACAGATTATGCAGCTGCAACCTTCAGGAACTACCACCCTCACCCAACAAATTAAAAACCAGTCGGAGAAAATAGCAATCGATAAAGGCGTAGCGTGTGGAATTACAATGAATGAGTTCTCAGAATGGCTGCTCAGTCCTGATCGGGACGCGTTACTTCCTGAGATAGAATCGATTTCTCCAGTAGAAGGCGAGACTGTTCCTGATTCTGTCATTGTTCAGGGATTTGGTGTTTTTCGTCAAGCCAAACTTGTGGGTTGGCTAGATAAAGAAGAATCCTTGGGGTACCTGCTAATTTCCAAAAAACTCAGGAATGTTCATATTTCTATCCCATTTACGATAGATAATCAATCTTTAGCCTATTATCTGTCAGGCTCAAAAAATAAGATTAACTTTAAAATAATAGACGGCAAACCTTATTTTAAGATCAAAATTCAAACGGTAGGATTAGTTGCTGAAACTGACGGATTTGACATCACTCCAGATCAAATCAAACCACTAGAAAAAATCATTTCTGACAAAATCCGTGAATATCCGTTAAAATCAATTGCCTGCGCCAAAAAATATGATGCGGATTATTTTGGCCTTATGCAGAAAATACACCGTTACAACCCTTCTTACTGGCAGGAGATTGCCCCGAACTGGAGGGATATTTTCCAGCAAGCTGACGTAGAAGTAGAAATAGAGGCAAAAATAGTAGGTAGTGGTTTTGTATCAAAATCGTTTAGTCTGAAACCCTGA
- the fdhE gene encoding formate dehydrogenase accessory protein FdhE domain-containing protein yields MYLCTEKTDGGQATSLSAVKENYSKMRAEITAWQRENDLKDLKLPSKSGQYPLFTINDLPENAIIDLWDRLNIVAEEKIDHSKLAVLQDEFSAGRIQGNEPLFSRLSLAIAGVAQAVYRQLPISTSMDDQPMCPCPVCGEDNLMTTLDALNGKRFTHCLVCGSERPIKISGCIHCGSENSSQQTYLNSAEFPGVEVVVCLDCGQYFKEIDLRERRVEDLDWENIRTLPLNYAAEQWILKNRPIMSLN; encoded by the coding sequence ATGTACTTGTGTACTGAAAAGACCGATGGAGGACAAGCAACAAGTTTGTCTGCTGTCAAAGAGAACTATTCAAAAATGAGAGCAGAGATCACTGCCTGGCAAAGAGAAAACGACCTGAAGGATTTGAAATTACCGTCGAAATCCGGGCAGTATCCATTATTCACCATCAATGATCTGCCGGAAAACGCCATCATTGATTTATGGGACAGGTTGAACATTGTTGCGGAAGAAAAGATAGACCACTCCAAACTTGCCGTTCTCCAAGATGAGTTCAGCGCAGGTCGTATTCAAGGAAACGAACCTCTTTTCAGCCGTCTGAGCTTAGCAATAGCTGGGGTAGCTCAGGCGGTATACCGGCAACTGCCTATCTCAACAAGTATGGATGATCAGCCAATGTGCCCATGTCCGGTTTGTGGTGAAGATAATCTTATGACAACATTGGATGCGTTGAATGGAAAACGCTTTACACATTGTCTTGTCTGCGGCAGCGAGAGGCCAATAAAAATATCGGGCTGCATACACTGCGGCAGTGAAAATTCTTCTCAGCAAACGTATCTCAATTCTGCCGAGTTTCCTGGAGTGGAGGTTGTTGTCTGTTTAGATTGCGGCCAATATTTTAAAGAAATCGATTTGCGCGAACGGAGAGTTGAGGATTTAGATTGGGAGAATATACGTACACTGCCCCTTAATTACGCAGCCGAACAATGGATTTTAAAGAACAGACCGATAATGAGCTTAAACTGA
- a CDS encoding formate dehydrogenase subunit gamma, protein MNEKKSGSNQVPGKILRFTKGERLSHWVHAVSFFVLLLTGWGILSEFSRPVLMIFGGVDVSRILHRIFAVIFVVVVVAMFFIKDPKYHWEWLRSAFRFTKADIAHIMAFPKEFFGGHGNYPAQGKFNGGEKINSLITILGSVFITLSGFIMWSPHVFPDQLVRIAYPVHDMSMFMMVAALMGHLYLSLLHPESRAALPGMLKGYVSEKFAKAHHAAWYKEVKDQEK, encoded by the coding sequence ATGAATGAAAAAAAATCAGGCTCGAATCAAGTTCCCGGCAAAATACTCCGTTTTACCAAAGGGGAAAGATTGAGCCATTGGGTTCATGCTGTAAGCTTTTTTGTTCTCCTCCTCACAGGGTGGGGCATACTATCCGAATTCAGCCGGCCGGTACTCATGATTTTTGGGGGAGTTGACGTTTCCCGCATCCTTCACAGGATTTTTGCCGTGATTTTTGTTGTGGTCGTTGTAGCGATGTTCTTTATCAAGGATCCAAAATATCACTGGGAATGGCTGCGTTCTGCTTTTCGATTTACGAAAGCGGATATCGCGCATATCATGGCTTTTCCCAAGGAATTTTTTGGAGGACACGGCAACTACCCGGCTCAGGGCAAGTTTAACGGCGGAGAAAAGATCAACTCTTTGATTACGATCCTGGGTTCCGTATTCATCACCTTGAGCGGATTTATCATGTGGTCCCCTCATGTTTTCCCAGATCAGTTGGTCCGGATAGCTTATCCCGTTCACGATATGTCGATGTTTATGATGGTTGCAGCGTTGATGGGACATCTCTATTTATCTTTGCTTCATCCTGAATCAAGGGCTGCTCTGCCGGGCATGTTAAAGGGATACGTCTCGGAAAAATTTGCGAAGGCGCATCACGCTGCCTGGTATAAAGAGGTCAAGGACCAAGAGAAATAG
- a CDS encoding 4Fe-4S dicluster domain-containing protein → MAKKMILVDGSKCTGCKACSAACKEWNDLPTEKTSLVKSYQSMADFTPNTYTYVTFEEKYENNNMHWLMRKAQCFHCDDPSCLKACSSSAISKTDSGFVVIDQDKCIGCGYCAQFCPFHVPKIDKTTEKANKCTGCVGRVENGLEPACVKICQPGALSFGDYDTMLGIAQARLAEVKKKFPNANLYGQNGQSGTTYRYILLDTPAAYGLPENPSTDLTLYLWKDIIRPIGKIAIGGAAAAVVVGVAINALKGNYKKDSDQDQHPIKREEEM, encoded by the coding sequence ATGGCAAAAAAAATGATTTTAGTGGACGGATCCAAATGTACCGGCTGCAAAGCCTGTTCAGCAGCCTGCAAGGAATGGAATGATCTTCCGACTGAAAAAACCTCTCTCGTCAAAAGTTATCAGAGTATGGCCGATTTTACACCAAACACCTATACGTATGTAACATTTGAGGAAAAATATGAAAATAATAACATGCACTGGCTGATGCGCAAGGCGCAGTGTTTTCACTGTGATGATCCCTCCTGCCTGAAAGCGTGTTCCTCAAGTGCCATATCCAAAACAGATTCAGGGTTTGTGGTCATTGATCAAGATAAATGTATTGGATGCGGATACTGTGCCCAGTTTTGTCCGTTTCATGTGCCTAAGATTGATAAAACCACAGAGAAGGCTAACAAATGCACCGGTTGCGTAGGGAGAGTGGAAAACGGTCTTGAGCCTGCCTGCGTAAAAATCTGCCAGCCAGGAGCGCTGTCATTCGGTGATTACGATACCATGCTGGGGATTGCCCAAGCACGGTTGGCCGAGGTAAAAAAGAAATTCCCCAACGCTAATCTTTATGGTCAGAATGGGCAGTCAGGTACAACCTACCGCTATATTTTGCTCGATACGCCTGCTGCCTATGGTCTGCCTGAAAATCCATCGACTGATTTAACACTTTATCTATGGAAAGATATTATCCGGCCTATCGGCAAAATTGCAATAGGCGGTGCTGCTGCGGCAGTCGTTGTGGGAGTGGCGATTAATGCGCTAAAGGGAAACTACAAAAAAGATTCTGATCAAGATCAGCATCCGATAAAGAGAGAGGAGGAGATGTAA
- the fdnG gene encoding formate dehydrogenase-N subunit alpha, translating to MDLSRRNFLKLSGASLASLALGLGFDPDLAQAQGYALKIEGTKKIPSICHFCSGGCGLLLYIKDEKLVYLAGDPDHPTNNGALCSKAASLREVAYSEARITKPMYRAPGANEWQEISWDEAIDRVANKVKDVREKTWKADADVINAATGKTEKLAVNRAEGIAVLGSAEIDNEESYLVKKLSMLLGTPYNEHQARIUHAPTVASLSPSFGRGAMTNSWPDLMNAELFLIAGSNCAENHPVAMRWINKAKERGAKVIVVDPRFTRTASQADIFAQIRPGTDIAYLGAIINYILENELYDHDYVLNYTNALYKISKDFQFKDGLFSGFDPEKKKYKTDSWGYQLDESNKPVKALILTDPDSVFSKLKEHYSRYDMKTAENITGIPASKIKEIADAFCSAKPASILYALGMTHHTTAVQGIRCYGIIQLLMGNIGKAGGGINALRGEPNVQGSTDMANLYNNLPGYLPAPSHSDKTLKDYLVRNGSNREKHLVSLLKAWFGEKATKENDYCFNYLPKYDSNVNSSLVRIWDAVNKGQFQMMLNIGSNSLVSVPNLEVVRQALPKLEMLVVSDLFEIETAQFWREPGVDPSKIMTEVIFFPAAFVYEKDGTLTNSGRWVQWKDAALKPLGECKPDLDMLDLLYKRVKSLYGGSTDPKDRPILDARWDYGHEPKALKVLQELNGYDETNGELLPTLADYLKAPVGSVSTGCWIYAGVTGKGNLAARRGNADPSGLGLFREWSFAWPGNIRILYNRASCDAQGQPVDPKRKLIWWDAAKNVWAGNDGADVVDKTKGPDTPEGKLAFRMNPEGVGRLFAGKYTSGIPTTPSADGKPAGGVNVGGICNDGPLPEFYEPVESPAENIFHPNVSSNPIVAMPKTLPDVQKVGNRKDYPYVLTTYGVSEHFCAGGITRNIPMLNELMPEPFAEISKNLAAKIGVQDGDRVEISSARGKVEIRCLVTDRIQSYEVHGQPTETIGVPWSWGFASLNPGSSINEVTIGVIDPTAGTPEYKCCLVNIRRV from the coding sequence ATGGATTTATCAAGACGTAATTTCCTGAAATTATCAGGAGCTTCCTTGGCTTCGCTGGCGCTTGGCCTTGGTTTTGATCCCGACCTCGCTCAGGCTCAGGGATATGCACTTAAGATTGAAGGCACAAAAAAAATTCCGAGCATTTGTCATTTTTGTTCCGGAGGGTGCGGCTTGCTTCTCTATATCAAAGATGAAAAGCTGGTGTATTTAGCCGGGGATCCCGATCATCCAACCAATAACGGGGCACTTTGTTCTAAGGCAGCCAGCTTAAGAGAAGTTGCCTATTCTGAGGCTCGGATCACGAAACCGATGTATCGTGCTCCGGGGGCAAATGAATGGCAGGAAATATCCTGGGACGAGGCTATCGACAGAGTAGCCAATAAAGTCAAAGATGTCAGGGAGAAAACCTGGAAAGCTGATGCCGATGTCATTAATGCAGCTACAGGGAAGACCGAGAAACTTGCTGTCAACAGGGCTGAGGGGATTGCTGTTTTAGGATCCGCTGAAATCGACAATGAAGAATCCTACTTAGTTAAAAAACTATCAATGCTTTTAGGCACGCCCTATAACGAACATCAGGCCCGGATATGACACGCGCCCACGGTGGCAAGTTTGTCACCTTCATTTGGCCGTGGTGCCATGACCAATTCCTGGCCGGATCTGATGAATGCTGAACTATTCTTAATTGCAGGCTCAAATTGTGCCGAAAACCATCCCGTTGCTATGCGGTGGATCAATAAGGCCAAGGAGCGCGGTGCAAAAGTAATTGTGGTTGATCCTCGTTTTACACGGACAGCCTCGCAGGCAGATATATTTGCTCAGATTCGCCCGGGTACAGATATTGCCTATCTGGGGGCAATCATCAATTATATATTGGAAAATGAGCTCTATGATCACGATTATGTCCTTAACTACACAAATGCTCTGTACAAAATAAGCAAGGATTTTCAATTCAAGGATGGACTATTTTCCGGATTTGACCCCGAAAAGAAAAAATACAAAACCGATAGTTGGGGTTATCAATTAGACGAATCTAACAAACCGGTTAAAGCTCTGATCCTTACTGATCCTGACAGCGTCTTCAGCAAATTAAAAGAGCATTATTCCCGTTATGATATGAAAACTGCTGAGAATATTACAGGGATACCTGCATCAAAAATTAAGGAAATTGCCGATGCTTTCTGTAGCGCCAAACCTGCGTCTATCCTTTATGCATTGGGGATGACCCATCACACAACGGCTGTACAAGGCATCCGGTGTTATGGCATTATCCAACTGTTGATGGGCAATATCGGCAAAGCGGGAGGCGGTATCAACGCTTTGCGCGGCGAGCCGAATGTCCAGGGTTCCACAGATATGGCCAATCTCTATAATAATCTGCCAGGTTATCTTCCGGCCCCCTCCCATTCCGACAAGACACTCAAAGATTATTTGGTACGAAACGGCTCCAACCGGGAAAAACATCTCGTATCGTTATTGAAGGCCTGGTTTGGAGAAAAAGCGACCAAGGAAAACGACTATTGTTTTAATTATCTGCCAAAGTACGATTCCAATGTCAATTCAAGTTTGGTTCGAATTTGGGATGCGGTGAATAAAGGCCAATTCCAGATGATGCTGAATATTGGCTCCAATTCACTGGTATCCGTACCGAACCTCGAAGTGGTCCGCCAAGCTTTGCCTAAACTAGAGATGTTGGTTGTCTCCGATTTATTTGAAATCGAGACTGCCCAGTTCTGGCGGGAGCCCGGTGTTGATCCGTCTAAAATTATGACGGAAGTAATCTTTTTTCCGGCTGCCTTTGTCTATGAAAAAGACGGGACGCTGACGAACTCAGGCCGCTGGGTTCAGTGGAAGGATGCAGCACTCAAGCCTCTGGGCGAATGCAAGCCGGATTTGGATATGCTCGATCTGTTGTATAAGCGGGTGAAAAGCTTATATGGAGGCAGTACTGATCCTAAAGACAGACCGATTCTTGATGCACGCTGGGATTACGGCCATGAGCCGAAAGCGCTTAAGGTGTTGCAGGAATTAAACGGCTATGATGAAACAAACGGCGAATTATTGCCAACGTTAGCCGATTATCTCAAAGCACCGGTCGGGTCAGTATCTACCGGATGCTGGATTTATGCCGGTGTTACCGGGAAAGGCAATTTGGCTGCACGCCGAGGAAATGCAGATCCTTCCGGACTCGGATTGTTCCGCGAATGGAGCTTTGCTTGGCCGGGAAATATCCGTATTTTATACAATCGTGCATCCTGTGATGCCCAGGGACAGCCTGTGGATCCCAAACGCAAATTAATTTGGTGGGATGCGGCCAAAAATGTTTGGGCCGGCAATGACGGTGCTGACGTAGTCGACAAGACGAAAGGGCCTGACACTCCGGAAGGAAAGCTGGCTTTCCGTATGAATCCGGAAGGAGTAGGACGTTTGTTTGCAGGCAAATATACAAGCGGGATACCAACAACGCCTTCAGCAGACGGCAAACCGGCCGGCGGTGTGAATGTAGGAGGGATCTGCAACGATGGTCCGCTACCGGAGTTTTACGAGCCGGTGGAAAGCCCTGCGGAAAATATCTTCCATCCAAATGTATCAAGCAATCCCATTGTGGCAATGCCCAAAACATTGCCCGATGTTCAGAAGGTTGGTAACCGTAAAGATTATCCTTATGTGTTGACGACATATGGCGTCAGCGAACACTTCTGTGCCGGCGGTATCACCCGCAACATTCCGATGCTGAACGAACTGATGCCGGAACCTTTTGCAGAAATCAGCAAAAACCTTGCAGCGAAAATTGGCGTACAAGATGGAGACCGCGTTGAAATATCCTCGGCACGCGGCAAGGTTGAGATCCGTTGTCTTGTCACAGACCGCATTCAGTCGTATGAGGTACATGGACAGCCGACCGAAACGATCGGTGTACCTTGGAGTTGGGGTTTTGCATCTTTAAATCCTGGATCGAGCATCAATGAAGTGACCATCGGCGTAATTGACCCGACAGCAGGAACACCCGAATATAAATGTTGTCTGGTCAATATAAGGAGGGTTTAG
- the hypF gene encoding carbamoyltransferase HypF: MTRAVRIRINGIVQGVGFRPFIFKLARELDIKGWVNNFSGGVEIQAEGERVEDFIRRIRTDRPTLAVIVSLEITEIPVQHYREFTITESRESEDKDVLISPDVAVCRDCLQEMLHSKDRRYLYPFINCTNCGPRYTIIKDQPYDRKKTTMAGFQMCPECHQEYLDPLDRRFHAQPTACAVCGPALKLLDRTGNEISGNGIGIDLLQEGAILAVKGLGGFHLVCDACNHEAVSRLRRVKERGAKPFAVMARNIETALKEVTITELEKSTLAGPSAPIVLLPRKKNENSRISPKTAPGLQSLGIMLPYTPVHHLLFQGTYDYLVMTSANLSGQPLIYDNQEALAGLSGIADYFLLNNRDIYHPCDDSVMQMIGDQMTFIRRARGYVPLPLFLKQEIKTPIVGLGGEMKNAFCLASGKMAFMSQYIGDMHGYENLERFEQELYSFQKVTNIAPQKTAYDMHPEYSTTRIARSMDRPKIRIQHHHAHLVSVMAEHGMDEPMLGLICDGTGYGEDGRIWGFEYLFGNQEGYERKAYLEYLPLPGGDAGAKYPLRIAYAYLKKLMTQEEWQRTEPLWTKLSSQEKNILDGQLRSGFQLFETSSAGRLFDAVSGMLGVCTEVTYEGQAAIELESVAEKWLEDGNKDIQKNLNEFQKIRLQASMRVKASAALLDQHGISGQTIAEKRLKLIEQYNEIAGKTDGSFCPGLYPALYPACLEISGEPQPGVLHVKVGSLLKEIANDVLLQKNPGEAALRFHYSLACQMLETAMLIGLENKKLPIAGGVFQNKLLTEILMFLAEGIGVEILYPQKLPSGDGGLAFGQVLIANAVNQKC; the protein is encoded by the coding sequence GTGACAAGAGCTGTAAGAATTCGGATCAACGGCATTGTTCAGGGAGTCGGCTTCAGGCCGTTTATTTTTAAACTTGCCCGGGAACTGGACATTAAAGGCTGGGTAAATAATTTCAGCGGCGGAGTCGAGATTCAGGCTGAAGGGGAACGGGTAGAGGATTTTATTCGCAGAATCAGAACAGACCGGCCAACTTTGGCTGTGATTGTATCGCTGGAGATAACCGAGATCCCGGTTCAGCATTACCGGGAGTTCACGATCACAGAAAGCAGGGAGTCCGAAGACAAGGATGTTTTGATCTCTCCGGATGTTGCAGTATGCAGGGACTGCTTGCAGGAAATGCTTCACAGTAAGGACCGGCGCTACCTCTATCCGTTTATCAATTGTACCAATTGCGGTCCGCGCTATACGATCATCAAGGATCAGCCTTATGACCGCAAGAAAACGACCATGGCGGGTTTTCAGATGTGCCCGGAATGTCATCAGGAATATTTGGATCCGCTGGACAGGCGGTTTCATGCCCAGCCGACTGCTTGTGCGGTTTGCGGGCCTGCACTTAAATTACTGGATCGTACAGGCAATGAAATTAGCGGCAACGGGATCGGCATTGACTTGCTGCAGGAAGGCGCGATCCTGGCCGTCAAAGGTCTTGGCGGCTTTCATCTCGTCTGTGATGCCTGCAATCATGAGGCGGTCAGCAGATTGCGCCGGGTCAAAGAGCGCGGAGCAAAACCATTTGCTGTCATGGCCAGGAATATCGAAACCGCCCTCAAAGAGGTGACGATAACGGAGCTCGAAAAATCGACGCTTGCCGGTCCCTCTGCACCGATTGTCCTGCTGCCGCGCAAGAAGAATGAAAATAGCCGGATTTCTCCGAAAACAGCACCCGGCCTTCAATCACTTGGCATCATGCTGCCGTATACACCGGTTCATCATCTGCTCTTTCAGGGGACCTATGATTATCTCGTGATGACCAGCGCAAACCTGAGTGGACAGCCTTTAATATATGACAATCAGGAAGCTTTGGCAGGTTTAAGCGGAATTGCTGATTATTTTCTTCTAAACAACAGAGATATTTATCATCCGTGTGATGACTCAGTCATGCAGATGATTGGGGATCAAATGACCTTTATCCGTAGGGCCAGGGGCTATGTACCGCTGCCGCTATTTTTAAAACAGGAGATCAAAACACCGATTGTCGGTCTGGGCGGAGAAATGAAAAATGCTTTCTGCCTTGCTTCCGGAAAGATGGCTTTCATGAGCCAGTATATTGGAGATATGCATGGATATGAAAATTTGGAACGTTTTGAACAGGAGTTATACTCCTTTCAGAAGGTAACAAACATTGCTCCGCAAAAAACTGCTTATGATATGCATCCGGAATATTCGACGACCCGGATTGCCCGGTCGATGGATCGCCCAAAAATTCGGATTCAGCACCATCATGCCCATCTCGTCAGCGTGATGGCAGAACATGGGATGGATGAGCCGATGCTCGGCCTGATTTGCGACGGAACAGGTTATGGCGAGGACGGCAGAATTTGGGGCTTTGAGTATCTTTTCGGAAATCAGGAAGGCTATGAGCGCAAAGCATACCTTGAATATCTGCCCTTGCCCGGCGGCGATGCCGGAGCTAAATATCCGCTCAGGATTGCCTATGCTTACTTGAAGAAACTTATGACACAAGAAGAATGGCAGCGGACGGAACCGCTTTGGACTAAATTATCTTCTCAGGAAAAGAATATCCTGGATGGCCAGCTTCGAAGCGGATTTCAGCTGTTTGAAACTTCCAGCGCAGGACGCCTCTTTGACGCGGTCAGCGGTATGCTCGGGGTCTGTACAGAAGTGACATACGAGGGACAGGCAGCGATTGAACTGGAGAGTGTGGCCGAGAAATGGCTGGAGGACGGAAACAAGGACATTCAAAAAAACCTGAACGAATTCCAAAAAATAAGACTGCAGGCATCAATGAGGGTCAAGGCGTCGGCTGCTCTCTTGGATCAACACGGAATATCTGGTCAGACAATTGCAGAAAAACGCCTAAAACTTATTGAGCAATATAACGAAATTGCCGGCAAGACAGATGGAAGTTTCTGTCCGGGCTTATATCCTGCTTTATATCCAGCCTGTCTGGAGATTTCAGGTGAACCGCAGCCCGGTGTTCTTCACGTAAAAGTGGGGAGCCTCTTGAAAGAGATCGCCAACGATGTGCTGCTTCAGAAAAATCCTGGGGAAGCTGCGCTTAGATTTCACTATTCTTTAGCGTGTCAGATGCTAGAAACGGCGATGCTTATTGGTCTTGAAAACAAAAAACTGCCGATTGCAGGCGGTGTTTTTCAAAATAAGCTGTTGACCGAGATTTTGATGTTCTTGGCGGAAGGGATCGGGGTAGAGATCCTTTACCCGCAGAAGCTCCCGTCCGGGGACGGCGGTCTTGCCTTCGGTCAGGTGCTGATTGCAAATGCCGTGAATCAAAAATGTTAA